The Persephonella atlantica genome includes a window with the following:
- a CDS encoding Bsp6I family type II restriction endonuclease, with the protein MRIENRMITVFGEQVNARIQIFEEVDREIMYDMWNAWITLKNILQSYGGRSPNLPEVLSEGAWCLYSGSVRLIEPTSADTYNLQRQEAEQIKASSIEEDLTSFGPKSRWDKLYFLDFSRLDGSFDVYEIPTDLILNRVLNSQRGETFRDQQLQGRRPRLSIKRLIRERDIDAVDTNIRIW; encoded by the coding sequence GTATTGAAAATAGAATGATTACTGTTTTTGGAGAACAAGTTAATGCAAGGATACAAATTTTTGAAGAAGTAGATAGAGAAATTATGTATGACATGTGGAATGCATGGATTACCTTGAAGAACATTCTTCAAAGTTATGGAGGAAGATCCCCAAATTTACCGGAAGTGTTGAGCGAAGGTGCATGGTGCTTATATTCAGGAAGTGTTCGTTTAATAGAGCCTACATCTGCAGATACATATAACCTGCAAAGGCAAGAAGCTGAGCAAATAAAAGCTTCCTCTATAGAAGAAGATTTAACATCTTTTGGTCCTAAGTCCAGATGGGATAAACTTTACTTTTTAGACTTTTCAAGATTAGACGGTTCATTTGATGTTTACGAGATACCAACAGACTTGATCCTTAATCGGGTTTTAAACTCTCAAAGAGGTGAGACTTTTAGAGATCAGCAGCTTCAAGGAAGAAGACCGAGATTAAGCATCAAAAGACTTATTCGCGAACGCGACATTGATGCGGTGGATACAAACATAAGGATTTGGTAA